In Actinoplanes octamycinicus, the genomic window CGATCGGCAGCGACGTGCCGACCCGGCACATCCCGATGGACAACGCCGCGCGGTCGATGACGTTCTACGAGTTCGACTCGATGGAGCACCTGCGGGTGTGGCGCGAGATGGACGACAACGACGAGGAGCCGGTGGTCATCTACCACTCGCACACCGCGACCGAGGCGTACCCGTCCCGGACGGACATCTCCTTCGCCGGTGAGCCGGGCGCGCACTACCTGCTCGTCTCGACCCGTGAGCCCGATTCCGAGGAGATCCGCTCGTTCCGTATCGTGGACGGTGTGGTGACCGAGGAAGAGGTCAACATCGTGGATGCGACGGTGAAGTCGTGAAGGTGAGTGCCGTGCAGTCGTACATGTTCGGGCAGAGCCCGGTGTCGGTCGTCTACGAGTGTCGCTGTCGCTAGTTCCCGCGACCCGACGACCAACCCTGCCCGCACATTCCTGAGGAGCATGACAATCATGGCTATCGAAGTCCGCGTCCCCACCATCCTGCGCACCTACACCGGCGGCTCCAAGGTCGTCGAGGGTGCCGGTGACAACCTCTCCGCGCTGATCGACGACCTGGACGCCAAGCACAGCGGCATCAAGGGCCGGCTGATCACCCCCGAGGGTGGCCTGCACCGCTTCGTCAACATCTACGTCAACGACGAGGACGTCCGGTTCCTCGGCGCGCTCGACGCGAAGCTGAACGACGGCGACTCGATCACCATCCTCCCGGCCGTGGCCGGTGGCGCCCTCGGCTTCGCCGCGGCCGCCGCCTTCTTCGGGCGCTAAAAAGGATGGCTCGCTACGAGAGCCTGCTGGACGCGTGCGGGGGCACGCCGCTCGTCGGCCTGCCCCGCCTCTCCCCGGTGGTGCCCGAGGGGGCGCCACCGGTGCGGCTCTGGGCCAAGCTGGAGGACCGCAACCCGACCGGCAGCATCAAGGACCGTGCCGCGCTCTTCATGGTGCGCGAGGCCGAGGAGTCCGGGCATCTCCGCCCGGGCGACACCATCCTCGAGCCGACCAGCGGCAACACCGGCATCGCCCTGGCCATGGTGGCCAAGCTGCGGGGTTACCGGCTGGTCTGCGTGATGCCGGAGAATGTGTCGGCCGAGCGCGTCCAGCTCCTCCGGATGTACGGCGCTGAGATCATCTTCTCGCCGGCCGCCGGTGGGTCGAACCAGGCGGTGGCCACCGCCAAGCAGATCGCCGCCGAGCACCCCGACTGGAAGATGCTCTTTCAGTACGGCAACCCGGCGAACGCCCGCGCGCACTTCGAGACCACCGGCCCGGAGCTGCTGCACGACCTGCCCACGATCACGCACTTCGTGGCCGGCCTGGGCACCACCGGCACCCTGATGGGCACCGGCCGGTTCCTCAAGGAGAAGGTCGAGGGCATCCAGATCATCGCCGCCGAGCCGCGGTACGGCGAGCTGGTCTACGGCCTGCGCAACATCGACGAGGGCTACGTCCCGGAGCTGTACGACGCCAGCGTGCTGACCCGCCGGTTCTCGGTCGGCACCCGGGACGCGGTGCTGCGGACCCGTCAGCTGGTCGAGGTCGAGGGCATCTTCGCCGGCTTCTCCAGCGGCGCGATCCTGCACGCCGCGCTGGCCGTGGCGCACGAGGCGGTCAAGGCCGGCAAGCGCGCCGACGTGGCCTTCGTGATCGCCGACGGCGGCTGGAAATACCTGTCGACCGGCGCTTACGGCGGCACTCTGAACGACGCGGAAGAGGCCCTCGAGGGTCAGCTCTGGGCGTGACGGGGCGCGCGCCGCGGGGCGCGCGCTTCCGGCGTACCGGAAAAGGGATCCTAAAAGGCCACCGCGAGCAGCAGCGCTCCCAGCATCGGGGGCGCGGCTGCCAGCAGCAGGATCCACGGCAGCGTGCGCTGGTGGACGGAGAGGAACGCGCCGACCGCCAGCCCCACACTGAACATGGTCAGCATCGCCAGTGCCGGCAGGTACCAGCCGGGCGCCCCGCGCAGGACGGCCAGCAGCGCGTAGAGGCCGACCCCGACCCCGGTCAGGCCGAGCATCGCGGAATACCCCGCCATCGCCAGCACCCGCGTCGACGCGGGCGCTTCGTCGTCCTCGGCGGGGAATCGGAAAATCGGCGGTTCCGGATCCCAGGACGGTTCGAACGGCACGATTTCGGGTAACGCGGTGCGGGAGATGCGGGCCGGCTCGACCGCGGTCACGTCGCCTCCATCAGATCGTTTTCACGTGCTCACTGAGAGCAACGCAAAGGGCTTACCGGACGTGACGGTGGAAATGGTGACGACCGAGGTCACAGGGGCTGTGATGTGCGTTGTCGATTTAGCGACAAATCGATCAGTTGTTTACGTCAGGCAGTGGTCACGGCGTACGCTTCGCTCCGTGATTGACTGGTCTGACAAGTCCAGCGCGGACCGGTCGGGCGGGGCGTGGACGACCCAGATGTGGTCGACTCGGAAGTGGCCGACCCAGTGTGAGTCAGAGGGACCCGCATGCGACTAACCGTTCTCGGTTGTGCCGGCAGTTTCCCCGGCCCCGAGTCGGCTTGTTCGGCCTATCTCGTGGAAGCCGAGGGATTCCGGCTGCTGATCGACTTCGGGTCGGGAGCGCTCTCCGCGCTGCAGCGCTACTCGGACATGCGGGCGGTCGACGCCATGCTGCTCACCCACCTGCACTGCGACCACATGCTGGACGCGTGCACCTACGTCGTGGTCCGGCGCTACGACCCGGCCGGCCCGCTGCCGCCGCTGCCGGTCTACGCGCCGCTGGGCGCCGCCGAGCGGATCGCCGCGGCCTACAGCGCCGAGGGCGAGCCGGTCGACGACGTGTACACGTTCTACGGTCTGCAGCCGGGCACCTTCCCGATCGGCCCGTTCACGGTCACCGTCGACCGGGTCAACCACCCGGTGGAGACCTACGGCGTGCGGATCGAGCACAACGGCAAGGCGATCGCCTACTCCTCGGACACCGCGCCCTGCGAGGCGCTGCTGCGGCTGGCCGCCGGCGCCGACCTGTTCCTCTGCGAGGCGAGTTACATGGACGGCGTGCCGAACCCGCCTGACCTGCACCTGACCGGCGGCGAGGCGGGCGAGGCGGCCACCAAGGCGGACGTGGCGAAGCTGCTGCTGACCCATCTCGTCCCGGCGTGGGCGAGCGAGGCCTCTATCGTGGAGGCGGCCGGCGCCGCGTACGCGGGACCGGTCGAAGTGGTCCGCCCAGGGGCCAGATACGATCTCTGAGCCGGTACGGGGTGGGATCGGCTTACACCGGTGCGCCACGTGTCGTGATCTTGGAGTTGTTGCATGCGCATAGTCCGCCTGGCCAACTTCGTCACGGTTCACACCGGGGGCCTGCGGACCACCCTGCGTGAGCTCGGCAAGGGTTACCAGCGGGCCGGTCACGAGGCCGTGCTGATCGTCCCCGGCCGGCAGTTCAAGGACCGGCAGCTGCGCCAGGGCCGGGTGATCACCCTGCCCAGCGCGCCCATCCCGCGGACCGGCGGGCACCGCGTGCTGGCCGGCCGGCGTGAGCTGACCAAGCTGCTGGACAGCCTGAAGCCGGACCGGATCGAGGTCTCCGACCGCACCACGCTGCGCTGGACCGGCACCTGGGCCCGGCAGCGCGGGGTCCGGTCGATGATGGTCTCCCACGAGAGCCTGGCCGGCCTGCTCGGCGTCTGGGGCATGCCGAAACGGGACGCCCTCGCCGACCGGCTGAACCGGCGTACCGCCGAGGCCTTCGACACGATCGTCTGCACCACCGCGTTCGCCGCCGCCGAGTTCCGCCGGCTGGGCGTGCCGAACCTGGTCGAGGTGCCGCTCGGCGTCGACCTGGACATGTTCCACCCGAGCCGGCTCGACATCGCGGTCCGCTCCCGCTACGCCCGGCCGGAGGAACTGCTGATCGTCTACGCTAGCCGGCTCTCCGCGGCGAAACGGCCGGAGCTGGCCGTGGACACGGTGGCCGCGCTGCGCAACGGCAAGGTGCCGGCCGTGCTGGTGGTGGCCGGCGACGGCACCCGGCGGGCCGCGCTGGCGTACCGGGCCGCCCGGCTGCCGGTCCGGTTCGCCGGGCACATCGCCGACCGCAAGGCGGTCGCCGCGCTGCTCGCCTCGGCCGACGTGGTGGTCGCGCCCGGCCCGGTGGAGACCTTCGGGCTCTCCGCGCTGGAGGCGCTGGCCTGCGGCACCCCGGTGGTGGTCGACGAGCAGAGCGCGCTGCCCGAGGTGATCGGCGAGGCCGGGGTCGCGGTGGCCGGCACCGCGGACGCGTTCGCCGACGGCGTCTCTCAGCTGATGGCCCGGCCCCGCGACGAGCGCCGGGCCACCGCCCGCGCCCGCGCCGAGCAGTTCGGCTGGTCCCGGTCGGTGGCCGGGTTCCTGCAGGCGCACGACGTGGAGCCGGCCGAGGAGCCGGTGGCCGCGCCCACGCTGATCCGGCCGGCGGTCCCGCGGCCCCGCCTGGTGCGCGAGCCCGGGGCGGACGAAGCCGGCGCACCCCGCTACGCATAGGGTTGTGGTCATGGCGCGTCCCGACGGCCGTTCGGCCGACCAGTTGCGACCGGTGACCCTGACCCGGCGTTGGAGCATCCATCCCGAAGGTTCGGTGCTGGTGGAGTTCGGCAACACCCGAGTGCTCTGCACCGCCAGTGTCACCGAGGGGGTGCCCCGCTGGCGCAAGGGCTCCGGCCTGGGCTGGCTCACCGCGGAGTACGCGATGCTGCCCCGCGCCACCAACACCCGCGGTGACCGGGAGAGCGTGAAGGGCAAGGTCGGCGGGCGGACCCAGGAGATCTCCCGGCTGATCGGCCGCAGCCTGCGCGCCTGCATCGACCTCAAGGCGCTCGGGGAGAACTCGATCGTCCTCGACTGCGACGTGCTGCAGGCCG contains:
- a CDS encoding MoaD/ThiS family protein produces the protein MAIEVRVPTILRTYTGGSKVVEGAGDNLSALIDDLDAKHSGIKGRLITPEGGLHRFVNIYVNDEDVRFLGALDAKLNDGDSITILPAVAGGALGFAAAAAFFGR
- a CDS encoding PLP-dependent cysteine synthase family protein, whose protein sequence is MARYESLLDACGGTPLVGLPRLSPVVPEGAPPVRLWAKLEDRNPTGSIKDRAALFMVREAEESGHLRPGDTILEPTSGNTGIALAMVAKLRGYRLVCVMPENVSAERVQLLRMYGAEIIFSPAAGGSNQAVATAKQIAAEHPDWKMLFQYGNPANARAHFETTGPELLHDLPTITHFVAGLGTTGTLMGTGRFLKEKVEGIQIIAAEPRYGELVYGLRNIDEGYVPELYDASVLTRRFSVGTRDAVLRTRQLVEVEGIFAGFSSGAILHAALAVAHEAVKAGKRADVAFVIADGGWKYLSTGAYGGTLNDAEEALEGQLWA
- a CDS encoding MBL fold metallo-hydrolase codes for the protein MRLTVLGCAGSFPGPESACSAYLVEAEGFRLLIDFGSGALSALQRYSDMRAVDAMLLTHLHCDHMLDACTYVVVRRYDPAGPLPPLPVYAPLGAAERIAAAYSAEGEPVDDVYTFYGLQPGTFPIGPFTVTVDRVNHPVETYGVRIEHNGKAIAYSSDTAPCEALLRLAAGADLFLCEASYMDGVPNPPDLHLTGGEAGEAATKADVAKLLLTHLVPAWASEASIVEAAGAAYAGPVEVVRPGARYDL
- a CDS encoding glycosyltransferase, whose product is MRIVRLANFVTVHTGGLRTTLRELGKGYQRAGHEAVLIVPGRQFKDRQLRQGRVITLPSAPIPRTGGHRVLAGRRELTKLLDSLKPDRIEVSDRTTLRWTGTWARQRGVRSMMVSHESLAGLLGVWGMPKRDALADRLNRRTAEAFDTIVCTTAFAAAEFRRLGVPNLVEVPLGVDLDMFHPSRLDIAVRSRYARPEELLIVYASRLSAAKRPELAVDTVAALRNGKVPAVLVVAGDGTRRAALAYRAARLPVRFAGHIADRKAVAALLASADVVVAPGPVETFGLSALEALACGTPVVVDEQSALPEVIGEAGVAVAGTADAFADGVSQLMARPRDERRATARARAEQFGWSRSVAGFLQAHDVEPAEEPVAAPTLIRPAVPRPRLVREPGADEAGAPRYA
- the rph gene encoding ribonuclease PH, producing the protein MARPDGRSADQLRPVTLTRRWSIHPEGSVLVEFGNTRVLCTASVTEGVPRWRKGSGLGWLTAEYAMLPRATNTRGDRESVKGKVGGRTQEISRLIGRSLRACIDLKALGENSIVLDCDVLQADGGTRTAAITGAYVALHDAVSWLAGRKALAGKIDKVLHTSIQAVSVGIIDGEARLDLPYEEDVAAEVDMNVVCTGAGDFVEVQGTGENGVFKRAQLDAMLDLGLRGCAELAVAQQKALAQ